The sequence CACGCAACGCACGGCCGGCGACGACGGCCTCGATCTGACTGGCGTCGACCGCCACGCTGGGCCAGGAGTGGAGGACTGACGACAGGGGGCGGCGGTGCGCGAGGATTGTCGGTGCGCCGCCATCGAGAGCGACGGGCAGTTCGCACGCATCCTCGAGTGTCCATTCGCCGCTCGCGGTGCGGCGCAGGGCACGCAGGTGCGCGGGGACGCCGAGCGCCACGCCGAGGTCGCGGGCGAGGCTGCGGACGTAGTAGCCGGCGGAGACGTCGACGTCGAGCGTGGCCTCGTGCGCCTCCGCGTCCCATGCAACCAGCGTGACGGCATGGGCCGTGACCTCCACTGCCGGCAGTGACACGGCGTCGCCGCGCCGCGCGAGCGCGTATGCGCGTTCGCCGTCGACCTTCTTCGCCGAATGCGCGGGCGGCGTCTGGAGCTGACGTCCTTCGAAGGCGGGGAGTGCCTGCCGTACGACGTCTGCCGACAGCGCAGCGGCGGCATCGTGCGCTGTCTCGACGGGCGTGCCTGTGCCGTCTCCCGTATCGGTTGCCATGCC comes from Acidobacteriota bacterium and encodes:
- the truB gene encoding tRNA pseudouridine(55) synthase TruB yields the protein MTPALDGILVIDKPAGMTSHDVVAAVRRRLPRGTKVGHTGTLDPFATGVLPIVIGRATRLAQFFTSSHKRYTAIVAFGMATDTGDGTGTPVETAHDAAAALSADVVRQALPAFEGRQLQTPPAHSAKKVDGERAYALARRGDAVSLPAVEVTAHAVTLVAWDAEAHEATLDVDVSAGYYVRSLARDLGVALGVPAHLRALRRTASGEWTLEDACELPVALDGGAPTILAHRRPLSSVLHSWPSVAVDASQIEAVVAGRALRVHAEPEGGRCQVPDARCPAGSRPDRIRLVDASGDLVALGRLTDGGGIHADIVLRTA